In Chloracidobacterium sp., the following proteins share a genomic window:
- the prfA gene encoding peptide chain release factor 1 encodes MLEKLAQIEKTYEELTEQISSPEIMSDMKAYAKAMKQHRSLGEIVEKYREVKKMQEDLTGARDLLALADDDDMREMANLEIAEIEEKLPVAEEELKVLLLPKDPNDEKNVILEIRAGTGGDEATLFAGDILRMYARYAERQGWKMEIMDASDTGVGGVKEVTAMIEGDNVYSKMRFESGVHRVQRVPQTESSGRIHTSAITVAVLPEAEEVDVQIDQNDLRIDTFCSSGPGGQSVNTTYSAVRITHLPTNTVVSMQDEKSQIKNREKAMRVLRARLQEIEEQKQHDAQASERKSMVGSGDRSEKIRTYNFKENRVTDHRIGMTVHQLDLVLDGQLDEFIETLRTYYQTEKLKGEAVTA; translated from the coding sequence ATGCTGGAAAAGTTGGCACAAATTGAGAAGACCTACGAGGAACTGACCGAACAGATCTCGAGCCCTGAGATCATGTCGGATATGAAGGCGTATGCCAAGGCGATGAAGCAGCATCGTTCCCTTGGCGAGATCGTCGAGAAGTATCGTGAGGTCAAGAAGATGCAGGAAGACCTGACCGGTGCCCGCGACCTGCTTGCGCTTGCGGATGACGACGACATGCGTGAGATGGCAAACCTCGAGATCGCCGAGATCGAGGAAAAACTACCTGTTGCCGAAGAGGAGCTAAAGGTCCTGCTCCTGCCAAAAGATCCTAACGACGAGAAGAACGTCATCCTCGAGATCCGTGCCGGAACCGGCGGCGACGAGGCGACACTGTTCGCCGGCGACATCCTGCGAATGTATGCCCGATACGCCGAACGCCAGGGCTGGAAGATGGAGATAATGGACGCCTCTGACACGGGCGTCGGCGGAGTCAAAGAGGTGACCGCGATGATCGAGGGCGATAACGTTTACTCGAAGATGCGCTTCGAGAGCGGTGTCCATCGCGTCCAGCGTGTGCCGCAGACGGAATCGAGCGGGCGAATTCATACATCCGCGATCACCGTTGCCGTGCTGCCCGAGGCCGAGGAAGTTGACGTGCAGATCGATCAGAACGACCTCAGGATCGACACATTCTGCTCGTCGGGGCCCGGCGGGCAATCGGTAAACACGACATATTCGGCGGTGCGCATCACGCACCTACCGACAAACACGGTCGTCTCGATGCAGGACGAAAAATCGCAGATCAAGAACCGCGAAAAAGCGATGCGCGTTCTGCGTGCCAGATTGCAGGAGATCGAGGAGCAAAAACAGCACGACGCGCAGGCCAGCGAGCGAAAATCAATGGTCGGCTCGGGCGACCGATCAGAGAAGATCAGGACGTATAATTTCAAAGAGAACCGTGTCACCGACCACCGCATCGGCATGACGGTCCACCAACTCGACCTCGTGCTCGACGGCCAGTTGGACGAGTTCATCGAAACGCTCAGAACGTACTATCAAACTGAGAAACTAAAGGGCGAAGCGGTCACTGCATAA
- a CDS encoding DUF1385 domain-containing protein, with protein sequence MSRKLRFLHTVFAMERDLIVGGQAVMEGVMMRTPTAYAIACRRQDGSIVTTAETLPKWSDKYKWLNTPVLRGGATLIQSMALGVKALNFSARIYEEDAAAAEAAEKAKVVETQAVLATGTTDEDFTKAPVKVVMPEKAETGKAKKVGQSASAVGSIVFALGFNILLFIVAPLVLTNLLFIWMGWAPSPEIGAGAGWFEMVKAYVWKIKLDSFGTWVAFNLIDGLIRMAFFIFMIYSMSWIKDIRRVFEYHGAEHKTVFTWEKGLELTPANATGQRRQHPRCGTSFLMVVMLIAIVLFSVINFEAMWLNLVVRIALMPLVAGLAYEVIRYAAKKESGAIFKLMTRPGIWLQNITTQEPDEQQLEVAIRALDESLKLEPAT encoded by the coding sequence ATGTCGCGAAAACTGAGATTCCTGCACACCGTATTTGCAATGGAGCGTGACCTGATCGTCGGCGGCCAGGCCGTGATGGAGGGCGTCATGATGCGGACTCCGACGGCATACGCCATCGCATGCCGCCGTCAGGACGGCTCGATCGTCACGACGGCCGAGACGCTGCCGAAGTGGAGCGATAAATACAAGTGGCTCAACACGCCCGTGCTTCGCGGCGGTGCGACGCTGATCCAGTCGATGGCTTTAGGCGTAAAGGCGTTGAACTTCTCGGCCCGTATCTACGAAGAAGATGCCGCTGCGGCCGAGGCGGCGGAGAAGGCAAAAGTTGTCGAAACGCAGGCTGTGCTTGCGACGGGCACTACGGACGAGGATTTCACGAAGGCTCCTGTAAAGGTCGTGATGCCGGAGAAGGCCGAAACCGGCAAGGCCAAGAAAGTGGGCCAGTCGGCGAGCGCTGTTGGATCGATCGTTTTTGCGTTGGGATTCAATATTTTGCTTTTTATCGTGGCTCCGTTGGTGCTGACGAATCTGCTCTTTATCTGGATGGGCTGGGCGCCGTCGCCTGAGATCGGGGCCGGCGCGGGCTGGTTCGAAATGGTCAAGGCATATGTATGGAAGATCAAGCTTGATTCGTTCGGCACTTGGGTGGCGTTCAATCTCATCGACGGCCTAATCAGGATGGCGTTTTTCATCTTTATGATCTATTCGATGTCGTGGATCAAGGATATTCGCCGTGTCTTTGAGTATCACGGCGCGGAACACAAGACGGTATTTACCTGGGAAAAAGGCCTCGAACTGACGCCGGCTAATGCGACCGGCCAGCGCCGCCAGCATCCACGATGCGGCACGTCGTTCCTGATGGTCGTGATGCTGATCGCGATCGTGTTGTTCTCGGTGATCAATTTTGAGGCGATGTGGCTGAACCTCGTCGTTCGTATCGCGCTGATGCCGCTGGTCGCGGGCCTTGCGTATGAGGTGATCCGTTACGCGGCAAAGAAGGAGTCCGGAGCGATATTCAAATTGATGACGCGTCCCGGGATCTGGCTGCAAAACATAACGACGCAGGAACCTGACGAACAGCAGCTTGAGGTCGCGATCAGGGCGCTTGATGAGTCGCTCAAATTGGAACCCGCGACTTAA
- the rpmE gene encoding 50S ribosomal protein L31 — translation MKQEIHPNYTDITVTCACGHSFNTRSTMGEELHIEICSECHPFFTGKQKLVDTAGRVDRFNKRYQRGGAAAAK, via the coding sequence ATGAAACAGGAAATTCATCCGAATTACACCGACATCACGGTGACGTGTGCGTGCGGACACAGTTTTAATACGCGCTCGACGATGGGCGAGGAACTCCATATCGAAATTTGTTCCGAGTGCCATCCGTTCTTTACGGGCAAGCAGAAGCTGGTCGATACGGCGGGACGCGTCGATCGGTTTAACAAGCGTTATCAACGTGGCGGTGCAGCAGCCGCGAAATGA
- a CDS encoding SAM-dependent methyltransferase — protein MLDTVENFLTAFAASLADGTFVKVTLGNYRGAEEHLQKLNIRLIETKKGRRLFFLYKYDTRDTAKNYDFDEGQQLIAKCLDGEFFSGHLFTSTADHQLEIGKKGRSRLNIAKPTFMAAPMLAHDRKKTEFVDRRAHYLRSLGITTDRGDIRDKQQDKWRQINKFVETLAHLLDKSRLKGRPSLRLVDMGSGKGYLTFAAYDYFANVRGLDVSMAGVDTRSELVSLCNDIAVASEFDGLRFVEGSIDSFSPDDVDILIALHACNTATDDAIYKGIRSEAELIVVAPCCHQELRPQITPPEMFRDVLKHGVMLERVAETVTDGLRSLLLERSGYSTRLFEFVAAEHTPKNNMLVGTKLDRLADPRRFDEQITAIKELYGITGQRLETLLA, from the coding sequence ATGCTCGACACCGTCGAAAATTTTCTTACCGCATTTGCCGCGAGCCTGGCTGACGGGACGTTTGTCAAGGTGACGCTAGGCAATTATAGGGGCGCGGAGGAGCACCTGCAAAAGCTCAACATTCGCCTGATCGAAACGAAAAAGGGCCGTCGATTGTTCTTTTTGTACAAGTACGACACTCGCGACACCGCCAAGAACTATGACTTCGACGAAGGACAGCAACTAATAGCAAAATGCCTTGACGGCGAGTTCTTTAGCGGCCATCTGTTCACAAGCACAGCCGATCATCAGCTTGAGATCGGTAAGAAGGGGCGTTCGCGGCTAAATATTGCGAAACCGACGTTTATGGCTGCTCCCATGTTGGCGCATGACCGGAAAAAGACCGAGTTCGTCGATCGTCGGGCTCATTATCTGCGATCCCTCGGTATCACGACCGACCGCGGCGACATTCGCGACAAGCAGCAGGACAAATGGCGGCAGATCAACAAGTTCGTCGAAACCTTGGCACATCTGCTCGATAAGTCGCGTTTGAAAGGTCGTCCGAGTTTGCGTCTGGTGGATATGGGCTCGGGCAAGGGTTACCTGACTTTTGCCGCGTACGATTATTTCGCGAATGTTCGGGGGCTTGACGTGTCGATGGCAGGCGTCGATACGCGTTCAGAGCTTGTCTCGCTCTGCAACGACATTGCGGTCGCGAGCGAATTTGACGGCCTTCGATTCGTTGAGGGAAGCATCGACAGCTTCTCGCCCGACGACGTCGACATCCTGATCGCCCTTCACGCCTGCAATACTGCGACTGACGACGCTATCTACAAAGGCATTCGCTCTGAAGCCGAACTGATCGTCGTTGCCCCGTGCTGTCACCAGGAACTGCGTCCACAGATCACGCCGCCCGAGATGTTCCGTGACGTGCTCAAGCACGGCGTGATGCTTGAACGCGTTGCCGAAACGGTGACCGACGGATTACGCTCACTGCTGCTCGAACGAAGCGGCTATTCGACCAGACTCTTCGAATTTGTGGCCGCCGAGCACACGCCGAAAAACAACATGCTCGTCGGTACAAAACTCGACCGTCTGGCCGATCCGCGTCGTTTTGATGAACAGATTACAGCGATCAAGGAACTCTACGGGATAACCGGACAACGTCTGGAGACGCTTCTTGCTTGA
- a CDS encoding VOC family protein — MHPFHLAFPVHDLDEARGFYCGVLGCEEGRSSERWIDFNLYGHQIVTHLAPEAAGVRMHNPVDADDVPVPHFGVILSMDDWETLAGRLRAADIEFIIEPKVRFHGEVGEQATMFFLDPSGNALEFKAFADMSQVFAK; from the coding sequence ATGCATCCATTCCATCTCGCATTTCCCGTCCATGACCTGGACGAGGCGCGCGGCTTTTACTGCGGAGTGCTCGGCTGCGAAGAGGGTCGCAGTTCCGAGCGTTGGATCGACTTCAACCTCTACGGCCATCAGATAGTTACGCACCTCGCGCCCGAAGCCGCCGGTGTGCGGATGCACAATCCAGTCGATGCCGATGACGTGCCCGTGCCGCATTTTGGCGTGATCCTGTCGATGGATGATTGGGAAACGTTGGCGGGCCGACTCCGCGCGGCCGACATCGAGTTCATAATCGAGCCAAAGGTTAGATTTCACGGCGAGGTCGGCGAGCAGGCGACAATGTTCTTCCTTGATCCGAGCGGCAACGCTTTGGAGTTCAAGGCCTTCGCCGATATGTCGCAGGTCTTCGCAAAGTAG
- a CDS encoding FAD-binding oxidoreductase — protein sequence MPEVVIIGGGVIGASVAWHLAERCVRDIVVLDRAPSLGEGSTGKATGGVRAQFETDINIRMSLYSIDFFRNWDQPVEYEPKGYLFLATSSVHLEYLDRTIRRQQQLGYDNVHLVTQNEIVAMVPGLNVDDIVGGAFGPRDGFINPLAVLEGFIVGASQRGTRVLTGIEAEKILVEDGRVTGIKTKDGRIECEKAVICAGAWSTRLAATADIDLPVTPQRRQIVWAEAPQPLPAETPMVIDMKDGFHFRPAKDFHHGAGQAQDRNAVLFAWPDPDEPPCFSTEFDETYLDKIGERAAHRAPFLNGARIVYEKCRAGLYENTPDHHPILGACEVDGLYLACGFSGHGVMHSPATGRALAESILDGEAGFMDVSSLGFDRFARGELLHESGYI from the coding sequence ATGCCTGAGGTCGTCATCATCGGCGGCGGCGTGATCGGTGCGAGCGTCGCATGGCATCTTGCGGAGCGCTGCGTTCGCGACATTGTCGTGCTTGACCGTGCGCCGTCGTTGGGCGAAGGTTCGACCGGGAAAGCCACCGGCGGCGTGCGTGCTCAATTTGAAACCGACATCAATATCCGGATGTCCTTGTATTCGATCGACTTCTTTCGAAATTGGGACCAACCGGTCGAATATGAGCCAAAGGGCTATCTTTTCCTGGCCACGAGCTCAGTGCATCTCGAGTACCTTGACCGCACGATCAGGCGTCAGCAACAGCTAGGCTATGACAACGTCCATCTCGTAACGCAGAACGAGATCGTAGCGATGGTGCCGGGCCTGAACGTCGATGATATCGTCGGCGGTGCGTTCGGGCCGCGGGACGGCTTTATCAATCCGCTGGCCGTGCTCGAAGGTTTTATCGTCGGGGCATCTCAACGCGGTACGCGCGTGCTGACAGGTATCGAGGCGGAAAAGATCCTCGTAGAGGACGGCCGCGTCACCGGAATTAAGACGAAAGACGGCCGCATTGAATGTGAGAAGGCCGTGATCTGCGCCGGAGCGTGGTCGACTCGGCTTGCCGCTACAGCCGACATCGACCTGCCGGTCACGCCGCAGCGGCGACAGATCGTGTGGGCCGAGGCTCCGCAGCCGCTGCCGGCCGAAACGCCGATGGTCATCGATATGAAGGACGGCTTCCATTTTCGCCCGGCCAAAGATTTCCATCACGGCGCAGGACAGGCACAGGACCGGAACGCCGTGCTCTTCGCCTGGCCCGATCCCGACGAGCCGCCGTGCTTCTCCACCGAATTCGACGAAACGTATCTCGACAAGATCGGCGAACGCGCCGCGCACCGTGCCCCGTTCCTGAACGGCGCGCGCATCGTATATGAGAAGTGCCGTGCCGGGCTTTACGAGAACACTCCCGATCATCATCCGATATTGGGTGCATGTGAAGTTGACGGCCTCTATCTCGCGTGCGGCTTTTCCGGCCACGGCGTAATGCACTCGCCCGCGACGGGAAGGGCCTTGGCCGAGAGCATTCTCGACGGCGAGGCAGGTTTCATGGATGTTTCGAGCCTCGGATTCGACCGTTTTGCTCGTGGCGAACTATTGCACGAAAGCGGCTATATTTGA